The Cherax quadricarinatus isolate ZL_2023a chromosome 66, ASM3850222v1, whole genome shotgun sequence genome window below encodes:
- the LOC128704007 gene encoding COMM domain-containing protein 4 isoform X2 encodes MSSVKLRLLASAVAKSCYGASLTYDVVSKLASDAKLEEKEGEAVVAAIRWMLESAAGAVVAAAVLDSELQQLGLPKEHAAAITRVYTDHHHHLLPHLHHTSLTVGRDVTWSCKVVGVSVGGKQKAVVSVSVQDGPAAATPTTLALTPAQLQALIHELTEARQLMESIC; translated from the exons AGCTCCGTCAAGCTGCGTCTCCTGGCCTCTGCTGTAGCTAAGAGTTGCTACGGTGCCTCCCTCACC TACGATGTAGTCAGTAAACTTGCCAGTGATGCTAAGTtag aggagaaggaaggtgaggcTGTAGTTGCTGCCATCCGCTGGATGCTGGAGAGTGCAGCTggtgctgtggttgctgctgctgtcttaGACTCTGAGTTACAGCAGTTGGGTCTACCTAAGGAACATGCAGCAGCCATCACCAGggtgtatactgaccaccaccaccacctcctgcctcacctccatcaTACATCACTCACAG TTGGAAGAGATGTCACATGGTCGTGCAAAGTTGTGGGCGTGAGTGTGGGCGGGAAGCAGAAGGCAGTTGTAAGTGTAAGTGTGCAGGATGGTCCAGCCgctgcaacacccaccaccctgGCTCTCACACCTGCCCAGCTACAAGCACTCATCCATG